From the genome of Chelonia mydas isolate rCheMyd1 chromosome 2, rCheMyd1.pri.v2, whole genome shotgun sequence, one region includes:
- the IRX4 gene encoding iroquois-class homeodomain protein IRX-4 yields the protein MSYPQFGYPYSSAPQFLMTTNSLTTCCESSGRTLTDSGAAAPAQTPVYCPVYESRLLATARHELNSAAALGVYGNPYTSTQGYGNYVTYGTEASAFYSLNSFDAKDGTGSAHAGITQAAAYYPYDHTLSQYQYDRYGTMDGGTRRKNATRETTSTLKAWLQEHRKNPYPTKGEKIMLAIITKMTLTQVSTWFANARRRLKKENKMTWPPRNKCSDEKRSYEEEEEEESQEDNMKNEKNDEATSKEEKELELSDLDDFDPIESESSECELKQPFQHLESNQIRAADTCATNHCKEPSLKTPIPAATIEEDLERAKNCLKNVVDECEQDLTNVRQRSCESKMCFQQGQQILETKPRIWSLAHTATSLNQTEYPSCMLKRQGVSSSVAVSAPVSVIDRHQDSPVTNLRNWVDGVFHDPIFRHSTLNQALSNTTVSWATTKGAILETGSLGRSIGNSTNVLKGQLSNLSHQDSNKEFLAFPKSGSKMFCS from the exons ATGTCATATCCTCAGTTTGGATACCCTTACTCTTCTGCACCCCAG TTCCTGATGACCACCAATTCCCTGACAACTTGCTGTGAGTCTAGTGGCAGGACTCTGACAGATTCAGGCGCTGCAGCCCCGGCTCAGACCCCAGTCTATTGTCCTGTATACGAAAGCAGGCTGTTAGCCACAGCCAGACATGAGCTCAATTCTGCAGCTGCCTTAGGAGTCTATGGAAATCCTTACACAAGTACCCAGGGCTATGGAAACTATGTTACCTATGGTACTGAAGCTTCTGCCTTCTATTCTTTG AACAGTTTCGACGCGAAGGATGGGACTGGATCTGCGCATGCGGGCATTACCCAGGCGGCTGCCTACTATCCCTACGATCACACACTCAGTCAGTATCAATATGACAG ATATGGCACCATGGACGGAGGCACCCGAAGAAAAAACGCTACTCGTGAAACCACCAGTACGCTGAAGGCCTGGCTGCAGGAGCACAGGAAGAACCCCTACCCCACCAAGGGCGAGAAGATCATGCTGGCCATCATCACCAAGATGACCCTCACCCAGGTCTCCACCTGGTTCGCCAAtgccaggaggaggctgaagaAGGAGAACAAGATGACCTGGCCTCCAAGGAACAAGTGTTCCGATGAGAAGAGATCCTacgaagaggaagaggaggaagagtcaCAGGAAGACAATATGAAGAACGAGAAAAACGATG AGGCCaccagcaaagaagaaaaagagcTGGAACTGAGTGATTTGGATGACTTTGACCCCATTGAGTCGGAGAGCTCAGAATGCGAATTGAAACAGCCCTTCCAGCACCTGGAGAGCAACCAGATAAGGGCAGCCGACACATGTGCTACTAATCATTGCAAGGAGCCTTCTCTAAAGACGCCGATCCCGGCGGCCACCATTGAAGAAGACCTGGAGAGGGCTAAAAACTGTCTCAAGAATGTGGTGGACGAATGTGAGCAAGACTTAACCAATGtaagacagagaagctgtgagtCCAAAATGTGCTTTCAGCAGGGGCAACAAATATTGGAGACAAAACCCAGGATTTGGTCCTTGGCTCACACTGCCACTTCTCTAAACCAAACTGAGTATCCTTCCTGCATGCTGAAACGCCAAGGAGTCTCCTCCTCCGTTGCAGTTTCTGCTCCTGTTAGTGTCATTGACAGACATCAGGATTCCCCAGTCACCAATCTCAGGAACTGGGTGGATGGGGTGTTTCATGACCCCATATTCAGACACAGTACTTTGAACCAAGCTTTGAGCAACACAACAGTTTCCTGGGCTACCACCAAAGGGGCTATTCTGGAAACGGGATCTTTAGGACGCTCAATTGGGAACAGTACTAACGTGCTCAAAGGCCAACTGTCAAACTTATCCCACCAGGACTCAAATAAAGAATTTCTTGCATTTCCCAAATCAggaagcaaaatgttttgttcttaa